The proteins below come from a single Chelmon rostratus isolate fCheRos1 chromosome 10, fCheRos1.pri, whole genome shotgun sequence genomic window:
- the LOC121612294 gene encoding pepsin A-like yields MKWLIVLTALVAFSECLHRIPLIKGKTARQTLQEKGLWDKYRKMYPYNPMAKFQAGSESMTNDADLSYYGVISIGNPPQSFTVIFDTGSSNLWVPSVYCNDQACQNHKKFNPQQSSTFKWGDQSLSIQYGTGSMTGYLGSDTVEVGGISVANQVFGLSQSEASFMASMAADGILGLAFQSIASDNVVPVFDNMIKQNLVSQPLFSVYLSGNSQQGSEVVFGGTDSSHYTGQITWIPLSSATYWQISMDSVTINGQTVACSGGCQAIIDTGTSLIVGPTSDINNINSWVGASTNQYGEAIVNCQNIQSMPEVTFTLNGHAFTVPSSAYVSESSDGCSTGFGQGGSMQLWILGDVFIREYYTVFDASTQYIGLAKNV; encoded by the exons ATGAAGTGGCTCATTGTCCTGACTGCTCTCGTGGCTTTCTCCGAATGCCTGCATAG GATTCCCCTGATCAAGGGAAAGACTGCCAGGCAAACCCTGCAGGAGAAAGGATTATGGGACAAGTACAGGAAGATGTATCCATACAACCCAATGGCCAAGTTCCAGGCTGGTAGTGAGTCAATGACCAATGATGCTGAT TTGTCCTACTATGGAGTGATCTCCATCGGTAACCCACCTCAGTCTTTCACCGTCATCTTTGACACCGGCTCCTCCAACCTGTGGGTCCCTTCAGTCTACTGCAATGACCAGGCCTGTC AAAACCACAAGAAATTCAACCCACAGCAGTCCTCCACCTTCAAATGGGGCGACCAGAGTCTGTCCATCCAGTACGGCACTGGCAGCATGACTGGATATCTGGGCAGTGACACTGTTGAG GTGGGCGGCATCTCTGTGGCCAACCAGGTCTTTGGACTTAGCCAGTCTGAGGCTTCCTTCATGGCTAGCATGGCGGCTGATGGCATCCTGGGCCTGGCCTTCCAGTCCATTGCCTCTGACAATGTTGTGCCTGTCTTCGACAACATGATCAAGCAGAACTTGGTGTCCCAGCCCTTGTTCTCTGTCTACCTGAGCGG CAACAGTCAGCAGGGCAGCGAGGTGGTCTTCGGTGGTACTGACAGCAGCCACTACACCGGACAAATCACCTGGATCCCTCTGTCCTCCGCCACCTACTGGCAGATCAGCATGGACAG CGTTACCATCAATGGACAGACTGTGGCCTGCTCTGGCGGCTGCCAGGCCATCATTGACACTGGTACCTCCCTGATCGTTGGCCCAACCAGTGACATCAACAACATCAATTCCTGGGTTGGAGCCTCAACCAACCAGTATGGAGAG GCCATAGTGAACTGCCAGAACATCCAGAGTATGCCTGAGGTCACCTTCACTCTCAACGGACACGCCTTCACCGTCCCTTCATCTGCCTACGTCTCTGAG AGCtctgatggctgcagcactggcttTGGCCAGGGTGGCTCTATGCAGCTCTGGATCCTGGGAGATGTCTTCATCAGGGAGTACTACACTGTCTTTGATGCCTCAACTCAGTACATTGGCCTGGCCAAGAATGTGTAA
- the LOC121613303 gene encoding uncharacterized protein LOC121613303 produces the protein MSITLKMKFSFVLFLLLDVPYLKGQQKIEEFEQILLRLTFPSFYNSYNKSCCKLYPGGCYKLLDSTGYTCDLLRGRVAKTEKDGWIEFKISNVRFDDGGYYRCSVLGTQNRIYSDYYVEVYEASHHHSQSQPSLTTTIKAPNSTTTLPDSTGAVLAEDHSDSPRVPWSFGLPLVVIVSITVMILITSVIGVVYCRAVARRTQSDKYGETPRESLKQEALETSGIVYTTVDFRAHQKPTEVYANLRMHKTQAGALDSTCGAEHDGMVEYSTLAIHQ, from the exons ATGAGCATTACGCTGAAGATGAAGTTTTCATTTGTCCTGTTTCTTTTACTAG ATGTCCCTTATCTAAAAGGGCAGCAGAAGATTGAGGAGTTTGAACAAATTCTGCTGAGGCTCACCTTTCCTTCATTTTACAATAGTTACAACAAGTCCTGCTGTAAACTCTATCCAGGAGGATGTTACAAGCTGCTGGACAGTACAGGATACACCTGTGACTTACTGAGAGGAAGAGTTGCGAAAACCGAAAAAGACGGCTGGATAGAATTTAAAATATCGAATGTGCGGTTTGATGATGGAGGCTATTACAGATGTTCTGTGCTGGGAACTCAAAACCGCATCTACAGTGATTACTATGTCGAGGTGTACG AGGCTTCACATCACCACAGCCAGTCTCAGCCTTCACTGACAACAACCATCAAAGCCCCCAACTCCACCACAACACTCCCAGACTCCACTGGGGCTGTTCTGGCAGAGGACCACAGTGACTCTCCCAG AGTTCCCTGGAGTTTTGGCCTGCCTCTTGTTGTCATCGTGTCAATCACAGTGATGATATTGATCACTTCAGTTATTGGTGTGGTTTACTGCAGAGCCGTGGCAAGACGTACACAGTCGG ACAAATATGGAGAAACGCCACGTGAGTCACTGAAACAAGAGGCTCTA GAAACCAGTGGCATAGTCTACACAACAGTGGACTTCAGAGCTCACCAGAAGCCGACAGAGGTGTATGCAAACCTGAGgatgcacaaaacacaagcgGGAGCTCTGGACTCCACCTGTGGCGCAGAGCATGATGGGATGGTGGAGTACTCCACGCTGGCAATCCACCAGTGA